A single genomic interval of Rhododendron vialii isolate Sample 1 chromosome 3a, ASM3025357v1 harbors:
- the LOC131320079 gene encoding cytidine deaminase 1 → MNGPRFVIEAAEAESMAQQSNLSLLQLLPTLVKSAQDLARPLISNYHVGAVGLASDGRIFTGVNLEFIGAPLHHSVHAEQFLLTNLAVHGAPRLLALAVSAAPCGHCRQFLQELRHAADLQILILSDQDQEKDQKLTKDLEKDGKPTKDGEKDDKPINYKPLISFLPYPFGPFDLLNEQTPLLLEPHNNGLQLQIQALPTSKNPILCNGHLKSHGKDELLEIAALEAANESHAPYSGCPSGVALMDCEGEIYKGFYMESAAYNPSLGPVQAALVAYLAAGGGGYERIVAGVLVEREGAAVRQEDTARMFLKLISPKCEVRVLHCVLGSNGCKRPCDLVCE, encoded by the coding sequence ATGAACGGCCCAAGATTTGTGATTGAGGCAGCAGAGGCCGAATCAATGGCCCAACAATCaaacctctctctcctccaactcCTCCCAACCCTCGTCAAATCAGCCCAAGACCTCGCCCGCCCGCTCATCTCCAACTACCACGTCGGCGCCGTCGGCTTGGCCTCCGACGGCCGCATCTTCACCGGCGTCAACCTGGAATTCATCGGCGCCCCCCTCCACCACTCCGTCCACGCCGAGCAGTTCCTCCTCACCAACCTCGCCGTCCACGGCGCCCCCCGCCTCCTCGCGCTCGCCGTCTCCGCCGCCCCCTGCGGCCACTGCCGCCAGTTCCTGCAAGAGCTCCGCCACGCCGCCGACCTCCAAATCCTCATCTTGTCCGACCAAGATCAAGAAAAAGACCAAAAACTCACCAAAGATTTAGAAAAAGACGGAAAACCCACCAAGGATGGAGAAAAAGACGACAAACCCATTAATTACAAACCACTAATCTCGTTCCTGCCGTACCCATTTGGACCctttgatcttttaaacgaACAAACCCCTCTTCTTCTCGAGCCTCACAACAACGGATTGCAATTACAAATCCAAGCCCTACCCACTTCGAAAAATCCAATTTTGTGTAACGGGCATTTGAAATCTCATGGAAAAGATGAGCTTTTGGAAATTGCAGCTTTAGAGGCTGCAAATGAGTCGCATGCTCCGTACAGTGGGTGCCCGTCAGGGGTGGCTTTAATGGATTGCGAAGGGGAGATTTATAAGGGTTTTTATATGGAATCGGCGGCGTATAATCCGAGTTTGGGGCCGGTGCAGGCAGCGTTGGTGGCGTACCTGGCAGCCGGGGGCGGTGGGTACGAGAGGATTGTGGCTGGAGTGTtggtggagagagaaggggCGGCGGTGAGGCAAGAGGATACTGCAAGGATGTTCTTGAAATTGATCTCGCCAAAATGCGAGGTTCGGGTTTTGCATTGTGTTTTGGGTTCGAATGGGTGTAAAAGGCCTTGTGATTTGGTATGTGAGTAG
- the LOC131320078 gene encoding uncharacterized protein At4g29660, with the protein MASYLWRKYADYLYSKWEKTILWDMVDPYRRPKSFTPLVSLYVLAFYTGVIGSAITEQLYKEKYWEDHPGEAVPIMRPKFYKGPWKILKGDIPPPGQ; encoded by the exons ATGGCAAGCTATTTGTGGCGGAAATATGCAGATTATTTGTACTCGAAGTGGGAAAAAACAATTCTCTGGGACATGGTTGATCCTTACAGGCGACCCAAATCTTTCACCCCTCTTGTTTCGCTCTATGTCCTTGCTTTCTATACAGGTGTCATTGGGTCTGCTATCACAGAGCAACTCTACAAG GAGAAGTACTGGGAAGATCACCCTGGTGAAGCAGTGCCGATTATGAGGCCAAAGTTCTACAAAGGTCCTTGGAAGATACTCAAAGGCGACATTCCCCCTCCTGGTCAGTGA